The genomic window TTGATACCAGAGGAATTTGGTCTGATAGGTATGATTGCTATTTTTATGGGTATAGGAAATACACTGTTCGATGGAGGTATGACGAGCTCTCTGATTCGTAGTGATAACTTAGAAAACTCTGATTACTCAACTGTATTTATTTTTAACTTAGTAGTAAGCATAGGTGTATACTGTATAGTATTTTTTTCAGCACCTTTGATTGCAGAATTTTATAAACAACCATCTTTAACAAAAATTACACGTTTTTATTGTTTATCTTTTATATTTTCTTCATTTGGTTCTGTACAAAATACAATGTTAACAAAAACGATGAATTTTAAAAAACAAGCATTATTAAGTGTGCCAGCAATTGTATTAGGGAGTACCGTAGCATTAGTGATGGCTAAGCAAGGCTATGGTGTTTGGAGTTTAGTTGGTTTAACATTAGTAAACACTTTTGTATTAAGTTGCTTTTTATGGATTACATCATCTTGGAAACCAACCCTAGTATTTTCCTTAGTTAAGTTTAAAAAACACTTTAAGTACGGTTATAAACTAACTTTGTCGGGAATCTTGGATATTGTGTTTACAAATATATATCAAATTGTGATTGGTCGTTTTTTTACACCTACTACCGTTGGATATTATACAAGAGCTAATCAATTAATGATGATGCCTATTGGTAATATTTCGACTGCTTTAAATAAAGTTGCATTTCCCATATTTGCTCAGTTACAGAATGATGAAATGAGATTGCGAGATGCTTATAAAAGAATCATGCTATTAGTTCTATATATAATTAATCCAATAACTGTATTAATGCTTGTTTTGGCTGAACCAATAACAGTTTTACTATTTACCAAAAAATGGTTGCCGATGGTTCCAATATTTCAAGTAATTTGTTTATCGGGTTTATTGTATCCATTACATCTGTATAATTTGTTAATTTTACAGGTAAAAGGAAGAAGTGATTTGTTTTTAAGACTTGAAATTATTAAAAAAGTATTGTTAACCATTATTATTATTATAAGTTTCTATTACGGATTATATGGTCTGCTGTGGGGACAACTATTTTTTTCTATAATTGCTTTGTTTATCAATACATATTTTGCAGGTAAAATGATTGGGTATAGTACACAAAACCAATTATTGGATATGTTACCTTTATATATATTGATTACGTTTGTGGGGTCTACTATTTATCTAATAGATACTTATATTTTTAATAATTTTACAGATATTATACGTCTTGCATTAAGTTTAGTTAGTGGTCTCACTTTATATGTAGGACTGTCATATCTATTTAAAGTATCTTGTTTATCAGAATTAAAAAATATTGTTTTAAGAAAATGATTCCAGTAACAAAACCTTTTTTACCTCCTATGGAGGAATATACCAAACTTTTAGAAGGAGTTTGGAAACGCCAGTGGTTAACAAACATGGGACCGTTAGCTAGTGATTTAGAAATAAGATTAAAAGAATATCTAAATATCAATCATTTAATCTTTGTTACAAATGGGACAATTGCATTACAAATGGCAATAAAGGCGTTAGATTTAACCGGTGAAATAATTACGACACCATTTTCATTTGTTGCTACAACAAGTACTATAGTTTGGGAAGGATGTACTCCAGTATTTGTAGATATTGATAAAGATTCTTTATGTATTGATCCAACAAAAATTGAAGAGGCTATTACAGACAAAACGCAAGCTATTTTAGCAACCCATGTATATGGAAATCCATGTGATGTAGATGCTATTGATAAGATTGCTAAAAAATATAACTTAAAAGTAATTTATGATGGGGCGCATGCTTTTGGAGTGAAAATTAATGGAAAGTCAGTTTTTGAATTTGGTGATATTACAACTTGCTCCTTACATGCAACCAAATTATTTCATACTGTTGAAGGAGGCTTCGCTACAACAAATGATCCTGAACTATTAAAAAAAATGGCATCTATAAGAAATTTTGGAATATCAGGTCCAGAATCATTTGATAATTTGGGGATTAATGGTAAAAATTCTGAATTTCATGCTGCTATGGGGTTAGTAAATTTAAGACATATTGATTATATCTTAGAGAGAAGAAAAGATTTAGCTACTTATTACGACAAGAAATTAATAAACGTCAAAGCTGTAAAGCCTAAATGGAATAATTCTGCTACTGAAAACTACCCTTATTATGTCATACTTTTGGAGAGTGAAGAATTACTACTGAAAATAAAAAAGGGTTTAGATGATAACGAGATATTCACAAGACGTTATTTTTATCCATCTTTAGCAAATACGTTACCATACTTAAAAACTGTAGATTTGCAAGTGACAGATTCTATTGCTAAAAGAGCTTTATGCTTACCATTCTATGTTGATTTAACTGAAGAAGAAATAGATTTAATAGCTCGTTTAATCTTAAGATATCAAAATAATTAAATATGAAAAAAATTGCTATCATGCAACCTTATTTTGTTCCGTATATAGGTTATTTTCAGATGATTAAGGCTGTGGATGTGTTTGTTTTTTATGACGATGTAAATTTCATGAAAAGTGGTTGGGTTAATAGAAATAGAGTCTTGGTAAATAATGAGGCAAAATATTTGACAGTGCCTTTAATTGGTTCAAGTTCTAACAAATTGATTAACGATATTGAGGTTCGAAAAGATTCAAAAGAATTTTTGAATTTACATAAAATCTTGTATCAAAACTATTCAAAAGCTCCGTATTTCGAAAATGTTTTGCCAATTATTAATTTAATTTTACAAGATAATCCTGAGACTATTTCACAATTAGCTATTAAAAGCATAATATCCATTTGTGAATATTTAAAAATTAAGACTCAATTCAAAGTTTCTTCAGTAGATTTTATAAATTCCAAAGGATTAAAAAGAACAGAAAGATTACTAGATATCTGTGAAAAATCACAAGCAGATCAGTACATTAATGCTATAGGTGGTGTTGAATTATATGATAAGAAAGATTTTTCAGACAGAAAAATTACTTTGAGTTTTATCAAATCTCAATCTATTACTTACAAGCAGTTTAGTAATGACTTTATACCTTGGCTTTCTATTATTGATGTCTTAGTTTTTAATAGTATTGAAGAAATTAATGTAATGGTTGATCAATATGAATTAATTTAAATGGGACAAGAAATAGGAGGATATTTTGAATTACAAGTAGATTCTAAAAATAATTATTTATATCCAAATTTATTTCACTTAAATTCTGGTAGAAATTGTCTTGAGTATATCTTGACAAAAAGAATGTATTCAAAAGTTTATTTGCCATATTTTACGTGTGATGCTATTCTTCAACCTATTTTAAAACTGGGTTTAGAATATGAATTTTTTGATGTAAATGATAAATTAGAGGCTATTTTTGATTATTCGAGATTACAATTAAATGAAGTGGTTATTTTAACAAATTATTTTGGTTTAAAAGATAAATATATTCAATCCATTTGTGAAAAAATCAAGAATGTTATAGTCGACAATGCACAAGCGTTATTTGCCAAACCAATTGATGGTATTGATACATTTTATTCGCCGAGAAAGTTCGTTGGTGTTGCTGATGGAGGAATATTGAGCACTGAATTGGATTTGAACGATAATTTTGAACAATCAACAAGTTATAACAGAATGTTTCATCTTCTAAAAAGAATTGATCTAAGCGCTCAGGAAGCATATATTGATTTTCAGAGGGCAGAAAAAATTGTTGGAACTGAAACAATAATGAAAATGTCTAATCTTACTAAAAGAATTTTATACAATATTGATTATAAATCGATAGAGATACGAAGAATTGAAAACTTTAATTTTTTACATAAACATTTGAAAAGTTCTAATCAATTAGAACTAATCAATTGCAGTGAAGAAGTTCCATTAATATATCCATATAAAGTTAAAGAAAGTGTAATAATAAGAGATATTTTGTTAAAAAATAAAATTTTCTGTGCGAAATATTGGCCAAATGTTTTAGAGTGGTGTAACGATAGCCAAAATTCGTATTTTTTAACTGATGGGATTCTAGCATTACCAATTGATCAAAGGTATAATATTGAAAACATGTTGAAAATCTTAAAGATAATTACAAAGTGGATATAATTTCTATTAGAGCTCTAAAAGAGAGTGATGCTTTGACTTCCTACAAATGGAGAAATGATCCTGAAATTTGGAAGTATACAGGATCAAAACCTAATTCTATTATAACAGAAGATATTGAGTTAAGTTGGATTAGAAAAGTACTAATTGATGAGACGAGTAGACGATTTGCAATTTTATATAATAATAAATATGTTGGGAATGTACAGTTAACAGATATAAATTCTATAGATGCAGAATTTCATATATTTATAGGAGAAAAAGAAAATTGGGGGAAAGGTATTTCTAACGAGGCTACTAAGCAAATTCTTTTTTATGCAAAAGAAGAATTAAAGTTATCGCGAGTTTATCTAAAAGTTAATAAGAATAATTTAGGTGCTGTAAAATCCTATGAAAGAAATGGATTTTATCTTGTTCGGAATGAATTAGATACCCTTTTTATGGAAAAGGAATTATAATATATTGTCACTCAGTCAGTTTATGTAGTTTAATCTTAAGTGTGTATTTGAAAAGTTAAATTGCTAATATTTTTCTCTTAAATACTTTAAACCTTAATTATTAATACAGATTTTTTAAAAAGTAAAAAAAATGATTTATCATATATTACCAGCTCATACATATCATATTACCCCTCAAGTGATTACCAGCATCATAAAAAAAACGCCTAATAATCATTTTTTTATTATATTAGGATCATCTGGAAGTAATATTAATTGGACAATATACGATGATTTATTTAATGAATTAAATTATACGCAGAAGGCTTTTTTCAATACGTCTGAAAGTTTTTTTAAGAATAACTTAATTAAAAAATCTGCATTTGTTGTAATCCACAGTGATTCTTATAACTGGAAAATTTTTTTCCACAGAAATAATTTTGAAAACGTTCATTGGATATGTTGGGGAAGTGGAGTAGACTTGAGGATAAATTTGAAATCCTTGATAAGTTATTCATTTAAGATTTTATTGTATAGTAGATTAAAAAGTATTATTACACTTTCGATAAAAGATAAAGAGAAATTGCAAAAAAAATTTTTTGTAAAAAATGTTCACAATATTCCATACTTTGAAAGTGTCAATGATATATTCAATTTTACTGAAGAAAATCTTAGATTAGAATATAGGGATAATGTATCTGTTTTTATAGGGAATAATTCTTCAGCAATATCTACATATCTACCTTTATTGCATACACTAAAAATTTTTAGGGAGGGCATTCTAATAACAGCAATGTTAAATTATGATTTAGTAAAAAATGATACATATTTTAATTTATTAAAAGCTGGTTCAAATATTTATGGTTCAAATTTTAATACCGATGAAAAACTTTATCCTTTAAAGGATTTTCCATCATATATAGACAAATGTGATATTTATATATGTTCGGTTGAAGAGCAGACCGGACTTGGCGCTATCTACGCAGCATTGAAGCTTGGGAAAAAAATTTTTTTAAATGGAAATAATTTTGATTATATAACTTCTCTTGGTTGTAAAGTTTATCATGTTAATGAGTTACAATCATTAGATATAGATAGCTTTAAAGCGCCATTGAAATTAGAAGAACAATCAAATAACTTTAAAATCATTATGAATGTATTAAGTGATGATAAATTAATAGAAAAATGGAATTCATTCTATAAACAATATGATTAAATAGTTTTATAGTTGATTAAATCGTGTAGTAATATGAAGTATTTTTATTTTTTTTCATCATTGTTTTTCGCATTAATTCCTATTAGCCAAAATATTAGAGGTTTTCATCTAGGAGTTGATATTTCTTACTGTATTATTGTTTGCTGGAGTTTGTTAGCGATATTTTTTAGTGATAGACCTTCTTTTAGCATGTACAAAATCTACTACACATTTGTTTTATTCTTTTTTGGTATAGCACCCTACATACAATATTCAAATGCGGTAAAAATGTGGGGCGGCTTGGTAACTTTTAGGAGTGAAGACTATTTTTTTACAAACGTTGTCATTTTATTTATTATGACACTTTTCGAATTTTTTTATAAGGGTTTATCAAAAACCAAACAAAAGTTGATAAAAGGTCATGCAAATTTACCTGAGTTTAAAAGTTATCAAATTAAGTTGAAAACCAAATTATTATTACTAATATTTTCGGTAGCTTCATTCGCTTTTACTTTGATACTATTTAATGGAAACATTGCTGCAATGTTTTACAGAGGAGGTATGTTAGATGAACAGATAGAATTCAACCCATTAAGTCAAATAGTATTCAATATCTGTAGACCATTCTCACTTATTGTTTTTATGGTATACTATAACAATGTAAAAAGACTTGACATTTTTTCGATTATTTTTTTGGCAATAGGTCTGCTTGCTAATTTTCCAACAGGTTTTGCTAGATACAATGCTGCTGCACTTTACATACCTTTCACACTAGTTGTTTTTCCCTTTTTTAGGAAAGGAGCACGTTTCAACATATTGATGATATTTGGATTGCTAATTGTTTTTCCATTTTTAGATAACTTCCGATATGCGATTGATGAAGATTTTGGTGGTTTTAATTTAAGTTATGCTATGTTCGAAGAAGGGCATTTTGATACATACTCAAGCCTTATGCGAGTGATGAAGTTTGATATAATAACTTATGGTCGTCAATTACTAGGCGTTATTTTCGTGTGGGTTCCAAGATCTTTGTGGTCAAATAAGCCAATTGGTTCTGGAGCATTTATGTCTAAACAATTAGATTTGAATTTAGATAATATTTCAATGAATTTCTTTGCTGAAGGGTATATTAATTTTGGATTTTTTGGAATATTGCTTTTCGTATTATTTCTATCTTATTTCTGTGCTAAGCTAGACAACATTTATTCTACTTATTCAAGAGCTGGACGTTTTTATAATAAACATTTCGAGGTTTTCTATTTTATTTTTACAGGATTTTTAATCTTTATCTTAAGGGGTGATCTATTGTCGGCTTTTGCTTATGTTTGCGGTTATTCTGTTTCATTTTATATTGTATATAAAATTATTATGAGAAATGAGCATAAGGTAAGAAGAGTCAAAAAATTGGTAATTTGGTAGATTTAAGCTCATGAGCTACTATTATTCTCCCATAGATTTACTTCCATATATTTTTATTGTAATTTTATTGTTGGTTATGCTGACCACATGTACAATTACCGAAAAAAAGAAAAGTTTAATCATCTTTTCAGCATTTTTCCTGTTTACATCTTTAAGATATGGTGTAGGTTGGGATTATTTTGAATATAAAGATTTTATAACGAGTGGTGAAACGGAAAAATTTGAGTTTCTTAGTAGATTAGTTCTTAATATAGGGTACTATGCTGATTTTTATCCGCTACCTTTTGCCATCTTTTCTTTTTTGATTTTGATATATACAAAAATTGTAATTGATAGATATTCGGAAAATATAACGATATCTTGGATTGCTTTTTTTTCAATACCTTTTCTTTTTTCGGCATCTCTTTCAACAATTAGACAAGCTTTAGCCTCTAGTCTTCTATTATATAGTTTTACTTTTGCGTACACGAAAAAATATCTCAAATTTCTTCTTGTAATTTTAACTGCTTATCTTTTTCATTCCTCTGGGATTTTTGGATTATTAATATATCCAATAGTTCGTTGGAAAGCTACTCGCAATTTCTTATTACTCTTATTTATATCGTCTTTTATGATGTCAAGTATATTACAACATGTAATTTTTTCATTCTCTTTCTACAATAACTTTGATACAAGGATTTTAATCTATCTAAGAAATTCTGATGATGCAAAGCAGGGTATATATATGCCTTTTTTATTTTACTTTTTAACTCTATTCAATATATATTTTTACAAAGATCTCGTTCGGTTCAAGCCAATAAACTCAATTTTTATATCATTATCAACATTTGGAGTGTTTTTATATAATATTTTAGAATTTGAACCACATTCAGCATTTAGAATTGGTGGAATGTTTATGTCTTTTTGGATACTAATTTTTCCATCTTATCCAAAGATTTCTAAGCTCCTTGTATTTCATAAGTTTATGGTTAGTTCAGCATTATTACTTATCTTTGCATTTTTAATAAACTCTCATATAAAAGCATACTTAAGCGGGACACTTGAGAAAATTTCTTTTATACCGTATGATTTTTGGTTATTACACCTCAACGATTAACCTTCTTTTTTAATGAATAACTACGACATTATTATTTTAAATAACTGCCCTTCGTTTTACAAAATAAACCTGTATAATGAGATTAATAAATCAATAAAGATTTATGTGATATTTTTAGGTTTGTCAGATCAGGTTGTTATAGATGATAATTTTAAAAAAAATATAGATTTTGATTTTAAGATACTGAATGAGTTTCAAGTAGAAAAAAGATTTTTTTTAAATACTTTTGCTAAGCTTTTGCACATAGTAAAAAATCTAAAATGTAAAAAAATTATTTACGGCGGATATATAGAAAAAGAATTTATTTTATTATCTTTTTTAATAAGTAAAAACAAAAATATCATTCAATCTGAGTCGGCTATAGAATCAGTTGTGAAAGGTTGGAAGAAATGGATAAAAAGGGTAATACTCACTCGTTACTATTCTGCTATTGTTTCAGGTATTTCTCATCGAAAAGCACTAAAATCACTTGGTTTTAAAGGAAATATTATGATTACTAAAGGTGTTGGCATACTTCGTAAAAAACAGGTAGATGAGCAAATTTTAAAGGAAGAAAGAGAAATGAAAAAACTTAAATTTCTTTATGTAGGGAGGCTTATAGAG from Chryseobacterium sp. SORGH_AS_0447 includes these protein-coding regions:
- a CDS encoding lipopolysaccharide biosynthesis protein, with the translated sequence MSLKEQAIKGAIWTYIQQFGTQIVNFVVSIFLARMLIPEEFGLIGMIAIFMGIGNTLFDGGMTSSLIRSDNLENSDYSTVFIFNLVVSIGVYCIVFFSAPLIAEFYKQPSLTKITRFYCLSFIFSSFGSVQNTMLTKTMNFKKQALLSVPAIVLGSTVALVMAKQGYGVWSLVGLTLVNTFVLSCFLWITSSWKPTLVFSLVKFKKHFKYGYKLTLSGILDIVFTNIYQIVIGRFFTPTTVGYYTRANQLMMMPIGNISTALNKVAFPIFAQLQNDEMRLRDAYKRIMLLVLYIINPITVLMLVLAEPITVLLFTKKWLPMVPIFQVICLSGLLYPLHLYNLLILQVKGRSDLFLRLEIIKKVLLTIIIIISFYYGLYGLLWGQLFFSIIALFINTYFAGKMIGYSTQNQLLDMLPLYILITFVGSTIYLIDTYIFNNFTDIIRLALSLVSGLTLYVGLSYLFKVSCLSELKNIVLRK
- a CDS encoding DegT/DnrJ/EryC1/StrS aminotransferase family protein; amino-acid sequence: MIPVTKPFLPPMEEYTKLLEGVWKRQWLTNMGPLASDLEIRLKEYLNINHLIFVTNGTIALQMAIKALDLTGEIITTPFSFVATTSTIVWEGCTPVFVDIDKDSLCIDPTKIEEAITDKTQAILATHVYGNPCDVDAIDKIAKKYNLKVIYDGAHAFGVKINGKSVFEFGDITTCSLHATKLFHTVEGGFATTNDPELLKKMASIRNFGISGPESFDNLGINGKNSEFHAAMGLVNLRHIDYILERRKDLATYYDKKLINVKAVKPKWNNSATENYPYYVILLESEELLLKIKKGLDDNEIFTRRYFYPSLANTLPYLKTVDLQVTDSIAKRALCLPFYVDLTEEEIDLIARLILRYQNN
- a CDS encoding WbqC family protein; translated protein: MKKIAIMQPYFVPYIGYFQMIKAVDVFVFYDDVNFMKSGWVNRNRVLVNNEAKYLTVPLIGSSSNKLINDIEVRKDSKEFLNLHKILYQNYSKAPYFENVLPIINLILQDNPETISQLAIKSIISICEYLKIKTQFKVSSVDFINSKGLKRTERLLDICEKSQADQYINAIGGVELYDKKDFSDRKITLSFIKSQSITYKQFSNDFIPWLSIIDVLVFNSIEEINVMVDQYELI
- a CDS encoding GNAT family N-acetyltransferase, whose protein sequence is MDIISIRALKESDALTSYKWRNDPEIWKYTGSKPNSIITEDIELSWIRKVLIDETSRRFAILYNNKYVGNVQLTDINSIDAEFHIFIGEKENWGKGISNEATKQILFYAKEELKLSRVYLKVNKNNLGAVKSYERNGFYLVRNELDTLFMEKEL
- a CDS encoding O-antigen polymerase, encoding MKYFYFFSSLFFALIPISQNIRGFHLGVDISYCIIVCWSLLAIFFSDRPSFSMYKIYYTFVLFFFGIAPYIQYSNAVKMWGGLVTFRSEDYFFTNVVILFIMTLFEFFYKGLSKTKQKLIKGHANLPEFKSYQIKLKTKLLLLIFSVASFAFTLILFNGNIAAMFYRGGMLDEQIEFNPLSQIVFNICRPFSLIVFMVYYNNVKRLDIFSIIFLAIGLLANFPTGFARYNAAALYIPFTLVVFPFFRKGARFNILMIFGLLIVFPFLDNFRYAIDEDFGGFNLSYAMFEEGHFDTYSSLMRVMKFDIITYGRQLLGVIFVWVPRSLWSNKPIGSGAFMSKQLDLNLDNISMNFFAEGYINFGFFGILLFVLFLSYFCAKLDNIYSTYSRAGRFYNKHFEVFYFIFTGFLIFILRGDLLSAFAYVCGYSVSFYIVYKIIMRNEHKVRRVKKLVIW
- a CDS encoding EpsG family protein is translated as MLTTCTITEKKKSLIIFSAFFLFTSLRYGVGWDYFEYKDFITSGETEKFEFLSRLVLNIGYYADFYPLPFAIFSFLILIYTKIVIDRYSENITISWIAFFSIPFLFSASLSTIRQALASSLLLYSFTFAYTKKYLKFLLVILTAYLFHSSGIFGLLIYPIVRWKATRNFLLLLFISSFMMSSILQHVIFSFSFYNNFDTRILIYLRNSDDAKQGIYMPFLFYFLTLFNIYFYKDLVRFKPINSIFISLSTFGVFLYNILEFEPHSAFRIGGMFMSFWILIFPSYPKISKLLVFHKFMVSSALLLIFAFLINSHIKAYLSGTLEKISFIPYDFWLLHLND
- a CDS encoding glycosyltransferase family 4 protein — its product is MNNYDIIILNNCPSFYKINLYNEINKSIKIYVIFLGLSDQVVIDDNFKKNIDFDFKILNEFQVEKRFFLNTFAKLLHIVKNLKCKKIIYGGYIEKEFILLSFLISKNKNIIQSESAIESVVKGWKKWIKRVILTRYYSAIVSGISHRKALKSLGFKGNIMITKGVGILRKKQVDEQILKEEREMKKLKFLYVGRLIEKKNVEFIIRIFNHLNLPLTIVGDGPLLGSLKSISNNNIIFRGHCSNDEIYKIYQEHHVFVLPSTVEPWGLVVEEALYNNCVLLLSENVGSLNEMLIEPGTGEFFNPLDSSSFSSALNNVINNYKELLENVKHYDLNKKDLNQVNTYIQILND